Part of the Woronichinia naegeliana WA131 genome, AAGAAAAGCCCCCAACAGATGAAACGGCGAAGCAGAAAAAAGAAAGACAGAAAGAACAAAGAAAAGCAGCTCGTCAAAGACCATTTGAGGAAAAAGAATCCTACAAATGGGTAGAGGCTCTAAACACCTGTGAGAAACAGGTAGAAAGTTCAACGAGGGTAATTCATGTATTTGACAGAGAAGGAGATGTTTCAGAAGTCTTTGACTCAGTGCGTCAACTCAAGCATACAGGAGTGCTGGTCAGAGCGTCTCATAATCGTAGTTTAGACAAAAATAGTGAACGACTTTGGCAACATTTGGAATCAGAACCGATTCGTTTTCATCAAGAAATCGAGATTCCGAGTACAGGAAAAAGAAAAGCACGGAAGGTTAAGCTTGCCGTCCGATTTTGCTCAGTTAATCTACGAACTCCCTATCGTTTTGATAATCGTGACCCGTTGAATGTCTATGCTGTTTATGCGACAGAAATCGATTGTCCCGAAGGCGAAACTCCTTTATCTTGGATGCTTCTGACTACAGAAGTTGTTGAGACTATTGAGATGGCTGTCACTATTCTTCGTTGGTACACCTACCGATGGCGGGTTGAAGAATTTCATAAAGTCCTTAAGTCTGGTTGTCAGAGTGAGCGTTATCGACTTGCCTCTGATGGAATGAAAACTCTTTTGGGTTTTTTAAGTGTCATTGCTGTTGAACTTTTACACGTTACTTATCTTCATCGTACCCAGCCCGATGCTCTCGCGATTGAAATTCTTAATCCTCTTCAACTTCAGGTGTTAAAAGCAGCCGCCTCTCAAAAACTTCCCCCTATTTTGACTGTTGCTTGGGCTGTCGAGTCTGTTGCTTTTCTTGGTGGTTATCTTGAACATCGTCGTAAAACTCCTCTCGGTATCCAAGTCCTTTGGCGCGGTTGGTTGAAGTTGCATGACCTTTGCCAAGGCTGGCAGCTTGCAATCCGCACTTAACGGGAAAAGTCAGAACCAGAAACGGGTTTGGTCGGGTAGATGAAATAGTAGATTTAAGGATGGAAAAATGCCCAAAATGTGGTGCGTCAGTGGAAAAGCAAAAGGAGACTATCATCAAAAAAAATCAAATAGCTGAATTAGTCGGGTGTGACCTTTAGTTGATGAAGGAAAAGAAAAGTGTTAACATGAGATGAAAAGTGACAAAGAGGAAACAATGATGACAGCAAAACTAATTAATGTAGAGGGTTCAAAGATAAAAATAGAACTAACATTAGAACTCAGTCGTTCAATGTTGGATACAGAAATAAATATTCAAAAAGGCTTAAACGAAGTAGGTTGCATCGCCAGCAAAGAAGCCTTGAAATATTTAGATACAGATGGTTCACCCTTAAAAATCG contains:
- a CDS encoding IS4 family transposase → MTTAAVEEYKIMLSVGDTTFLDYRNIKEKREGYGPTGKGGNGLILHSALAIEPEKGQVLGLLWQKLWNREVKEKPPTDETAKQKKERQKEQRKAARQRPFEEKESYKWVEALNTCEKQVESSTRVIHVFDREGDVSEVFDSVRQLKHTGVLVRASHNRSLDKNSERLWQHLESEPIRFHQEIEIPSTGKRKARKVKLAVRFCSVNLRTPYRFDNRDPLNVYAVYATEIDCPEGETPLSWMLLTTEVVETIEMAVTILRWYTYRWRVEEFHKVLKSGCQSERYRLASDGMKTLLGFLSVIAVELLHVTYLHRTQPDALAIEILNPLQLQVLKAAASQKLPPILTVAWAVESVAFLGGYLEHRRKTPLGIQVLWRGWLKLHDLCQGWQLAIRT